In Acetobacteroides hydrogenigenes, a genomic segment contains:
- the rpoC gene encoding DNA-directed RNA polymerase subunit beta': MSFRRDNKVKTNFTKISIGLASPEEILERSSGEVLKPETINYRTYKPERDGLFCERIFGPVKDYECHCGKYKRIRYKGIVCDRCGVEVTEKKVRRERMGHISLVVPVAHIWYFRTLPNKIGYLLGIPSKKLDAVVYYERYVVIQSGIKAVDGIKEMDLLSEEEYLDILDTLPKENQYLDDSDPNKFIAGMGAEALYQLLERIELDDLSYSLRHKANTETSQQRKSEALKRLNVVEAFRESKDINRPEWMILKVIPVIPPELRPLVPLDGGRFATSDLNDLYRRVIIRNNRLKRLIEIKAPEVILRNEKRMLQEAVDSLFDNSRKSNAVKTEANRPLKSLSDSLKGKQGRFRQNLLGKRVDYSARSVIVGGPELKMHECGLPKDMAAELYKPFVIRKLIERGIVKTVKSAKKIVDRKDPVVWDILENVIKGHPVMLNRAPTLHRLGIQAFQPKLIEGKAIQLHPLSCTAFNADFDGDQMAVHLPLGNAAILEAQILMLGAHNILNPANGAPITVPSQDMVLGLYYITKERKGAKGEGTIFYSPEEVIIAYNEKAVELHAIIKVNYPQYDADGNQIGQELIDTTVGRVIFNQYVPFEMGFINELATKKSLRDIISQVFKKCGTAKTAKFLDDIKDLGYGMAFRGGLSFNLDDVLIPKEKQELIQDGYAQVDEVVANYNMGFITNNERYNQIIDIWTHTNAKITQILLKQLKEDRQGFNSVYMMLDSGARGSKEQIRQLSGMRGLMAKPQKSGAEGGQIIENPILSNFKEGLSVLEYFISTHGARKGLADTALKTADAGYLTRRLVDVSHDVIISEVDCGTLRGLVATAIKNNEEVVETLYERILGRTTVHDIYHPLTGKLIVAAGEEITEAIGAEIEDSPIEQVEIRSVLTCESRKGVCAKCYGRNLSTSRMVQIGEAVGVIAAQSIGEPGTQLTLRTFHVGGTAGNIAADSKVVARYDGRLEIDELRTVQKVDSEGKNVDVVIGRLAEMRIVDKNTGITLYTHAIPYGSILYMKDGDDVTKGDLVVEWDPYNAVIISEFTGKIAFDNIQEGITFREESDEQTGYREKVIIESRDKTKNPGIKIVSDAGEEYKSYNLPVGAHIVVENDNPVKAGDILVKIPRAVGKAGDITGGLPRVTELFEARNPSNPAVVSEIDGEVSLGKIKRGNREIIVTSKLGEVKKYLVPLSRQILVQENDYVRAGIPLSDGAITPSDILAIQGPTKVQEYIVNEVQEVYRLQGVKINDKHFEVIVRQMMRKVEIVDAGDTKFLEKQIVDKWEFMTENDWIYDKKVVIDAGDSKNVKAGQIITARKLRDENSILKRKDLKLIEARDAIPATSNQIMQGITRAALQTGSFMSAASFQETTKVLNEAAIHGKIDYLEGMKENVICGKLIPAGTGLRQFDRLVVGSMDDYQSMVKSRSHDDVAEE, translated from the coding sequence ATGTCATTCAGAAGAGATAATAAGGTTAAAACCAACTTCACCAAAATCTCTATTGGACTTGCCTCTCCGGAAGAGATCCTCGAGCGCTCGAGCGGCGAGGTTTTGAAGCCTGAGACAATTAACTATCGTACCTATAAGCCTGAGCGCGATGGCCTTTTCTGCGAGCGTATCTTTGGTCCTGTGAAGGATTACGAGTGCCACTGTGGAAAGTATAAGCGTATCCGTTATAAGGGCATTGTGTGCGACCGATGTGGGGTTGAAGTTACCGAGAAGAAAGTTCGTCGTGAGCGTATGGGGCACATCTCGTTGGTGGTTCCTGTTGCGCACATATGGTACTTCCGCACTCTTCCTAACAAAATAGGTTACCTCCTTGGTATTCCTTCTAAGAAGCTTGATGCCGTTGTTTACTACGAGCGTTATGTCGTAATTCAATCGGGTATAAAGGCTGTTGATGGAATAAAGGAGATGGATCTTCTTTCGGAAGAAGAATACCTAGATATTCTGGATACTCTTCCCAAGGAAAACCAGTATCTTGACGATAGCGATCCAAACAAGTTCATTGCAGGTATGGGAGCCGAGGCTCTTTACCAGCTGCTTGAACGTATAGAGTTGGACGACTTATCATATTCTTTGCGTCATAAAGCAAATACTGAAACTTCACAGCAACGAAAGAGCGAAGCGCTAAAGCGTCTTAATGTTGTTGAAGCATTTAGAGAATCGAAGGATATCAATCGTCCTGAATGGATGATCCTGAAGGTGATTCCTGTTATTCCACCAGAACTTCGTCCACTTGTACCTCTAGATGGTGGTCGATTTGCAACGTCTGACCTAAACGACCTTTACAGACGTGTTATCATTCGTAACAATCGTCTTAAGAGATTGATTGAAATTAAGGCACCTGAAGTGATTCTTCGCAACGAGAAGCGTATGCTTCAAGAAGCTGTAGACTCACTCTTCGATAACTCACGCAAGTCGAATGCGGTAAAGACAGAAGCAAACCGTCCATTGAAGTCGCTTTCTGACTCGCTGAAGGGTAAACAAGGACGTTTCCGTCAGAACTTGCTCGGTAAGCGTGTCGACTATTCGGCTCGTTCTGTTATTGTTGGTGGTCCTGAACTTAAGATGCACGAATGTGGTCTTCCTAAGGATATGGCTGCTGAACTTTACAAGCCATTCGTAATCCGTAAGTTGATTGAGCGTGGTATTGTAAAGACCGTTAAGTCTGCTAAGAAGATCGTTGACCGTAAAGATCCAGTTGTATGGGATATCCTTGAAAATGTTATCAAGGGTCACCCTGTAATGCTGAACCGTGCACCAACCCTTCACCGTTTAGGTATTCAAGCATTCCAACCAAAACTTATTGAAGGAAAGGCTATTCAACTTCACCCACTTTCATGTACTGCATTCAACGCGGACTTTGACGGTGACCAGATGGCCGTTCACCTTCCATTAGGTAATGCCGCAATTCTTGAGGCTCAAATTTTAATGTTGGGTGCTCACAACATCCTTAACCCCGCAAATGGTGCGCCTATTACAGTACCATCGCAGGACATGGTTCTTGGTTTGTACTACATTACCAAAGAGCGTAAGGGTGCAAAGGGCGAAGGAACTATTTTCTATAGCCCAGAAGAGGTTATTATAGCCTATAACGAAAAAGCTGTAGAACTTCACGCTATAATAAAGGTTAACTACCCTCAGTACGATGCCGATGGCAATCAAATTGGCCAAGAGTTGATAGATACAACTGTAGGTAGAGTAATCTTTAACCAGTACGTACCTTTTGAAATGGGCTTTATCAACGAACTGGCTACCAAAAAGTCGCTTCGTGATATTATTTCACAGGTATTCAAGAAGTGTGGTACTGCTAAAACCGCTAAATTCCTTGATGATATTAAGGATCTTGGTTATGGTATGGCATTCCGCGGTGGCCTGTCGTTTAATCTTGATGACGTGCTTATTCCTAAGGAAAAGCAAGAGCTTATTCAAGATGGTTACGCACAGGTTGATGAGGTGGTTGCTAACTACAACATGGGTTTCATTACCAACAACGAGCGTTACAACCAGATTATCGACATTTGGACACATACCAACGCCAAGATTACCCAGATTCTGCTAAAGCAGCTTAAGGAAGACCGTCAGGGATTCAACTCTGTTTACATGATGCTAGACTCTGGAGCTCGTGGTTCGAAGGAACAGATTCGTCAGCTTTCTGGTATGCGTGGTCTGATGGCAAAACCTCAGAAATCTGGAGCCGAAGGTGGTCAGATTATCGAGAACCCAATCCTTTCGAACTTTAAGGAAGGTCTATCGGTACTCGAGTACTTTATCTCTACCCACGGTGCTCGTAAAGGTCTTGCGGATACCGCACTTAAGACGGCTGATGCGGGTTACCTAACCCGTCGTTTGGTTGACGTGTCGCATGACGTAATTATCTCTGAAGTAGATTGTGGAACGCTTCGTGGCCTTGTTGCAACTGCAATCAAGAATAACGAAGAAGTTGTAGAAACACTTTACGAAAGAATCCTTGGGCGTACTACCGTTCATGACATATACCATCCGTTAACCGGGAAACTAATTGTTGCTGCCGGCGAAGAGATTACAGAAGCAATTGGTGCTGAAATTGAAGATTCTCCAATTGAGCAGGTTGAAATCCGTTCTGTACTTACCTGCGAATCGCGAAAAGGCGTGTGTGCAAAGTGCTACGGGCGTAACCTTTCAACTAGTAGAATGGTTCAGATTGGTGAAGCAGTTGGTGTTATTGCAGCACAGTCAATTGGTGAGCCAGGTACGCAGCTTACACTTCGTACTTTCCACGTAGGGGGTACTGCAGGTAACATTGCTGCAGATTCTAAGGTGGTTGCTCGTTACGATGGTCGTCTAGAAATTGACGAACTTCGTACGGTTCAAAAGGTTGATAGCGAGGGTAAGAATGTTGACGTTGTAATTGGTCGTTTGGCTGAAATGCGCATCGTTGATAAGAATACCGGCATTACATTATATACTCACGCAATTCCTTATGGATCTATCCTTTATATGAAGGATGGCGATGATGTTACCAAGGGTGACCTAGTTGTAGAATGGGATCCATATAACGCGGTTATTATTTCAGAGTTCACCGGTAAAATTGCTTTTGATAACATTCAGGAAGGTATCACTTTCCGTGAAGAGTCGGACGAGCAAACTGGATATCGCGAGAAGGTTATCATCGAATCGCGTGATAAGACGAAGAACCCTGGTATTAAGATCGTTTCTGATGCAGGCGAAGAGTATAAGTCGTACAACTTACCAGTTGGAGCGCACATTGTTGTAGAAAACGACAATCCTGTTAAGGCTGGTGATATTCTTGTTAAGATTCCTCGTGCGGTAGGTAAGGCTGGTGACATTACCGGAGGTCTTCCACGTGTAACTGAACTTTTCGAGGCTCGTAACCCATCAAATCCGGCTGTAGTATCGGAAATTGACGGTGAGGTTTCGCTTGGTAAGATTAAGCGTGGTAACAGAGAGATTATCGTTACGTCGAAGCTTGGCGAAGTGAAGAAATATCTTGTACCACTTTCTCGTCAAATTCTTGTTCAGGAGAACGATTACGTTAGAGCGGGTATTCCTCTTTCTGATGGAGCTATAACTCCAAGCGATATTCTTGCAATCCAAGGTCCTACAAAGGTTCAAGAGTATATCGTTAATGAGGTTCAAGAAGTATACCGTTTACAGGGTGTAAAGATTAACGATAAGCACTTTGAAGTCATCGTTCGTCAGATGATGCGCAAGGTTGAAATCGTTGATGCTGGAGATACCAAGTTCCTTGAAAAACAGATTGTTGACAAGTGGGAATTCATGACCGAGAACGACTGGATCTACGACAAGAAAGTTGTTATTGATGCAGGAGATTCGAAGAATGTTAAGGCAGGGCAGATTATTACTGCTCGTAAGCTTAGAGATGAGAATTCAATCCTTAAGCGTAAAGACCTTAAGCTTATCGAAGCTCGCGATGCGATCCCCGCAACATCAAATCAGATTATGCAAGGAATTACCCGTGCAGCACTTCAAACCGGCAGCTTTATGTCGGCAGCGTCCTTCCAGGAAACTACGAAGGTACTTAACGAAGCCGCTATCCACGGTAAGATCGACTATCTAGAGGGAATGAAGGAAAACGTAATCTGCGGAAAACTAATTCCTGCGGGTACAGGTCTTCGTCAGTTCGATAGGCTAGTAGTTGGTTCTATGGACGATTATCAGAGCATGGTTAAATCGAGATCTCACGATGATGTTGCTGAAGAGTAA
- a CDS encoding DUF3467 domain-containing protein yields MEENNQQPDLNIELNDEVAQGIYSNLVIISHSSSEFVLDFIRIMPGMPKAQVKTRTILTAEHAKRLLMALQDNIEKYEQHFGEIKIKEMEPIVPMPFSSSSNGQA; encoded by the coding sequence ATGGAGGAAAATAATCAACAACCCGATCTGAACATTGAACTAAACGACGAAGTGGCCCAGGGCATATACTCAAACCTTGTTATTATATCACACTCGTCATCCGAATTTGTGCTGGATTTCATTCGAATTATGCCGGGGATGCCTAAGGCGCAGGTTAAAACCCGCACTATTCTTACAGCAGAGCACGCCAAGCGCCTGCTGATGGCTCTTCAAGATAATATTGAAAAATACGAGCAGCATTTCGGTGAGATTAAGATCAAGGAGATGGAGCCTATTGTTCCAATGCCTTTTTCGAGCAGCAGTAACGGTCAGGCATAA
- a CDS encoding thioredoxin family protein: MKLTSYLFAAIMLLACTAKAQESPIKWMTIEEALSASEKNPKKIIIDIYTDWCGWCKVMDRNTFGNADVASYINENYYAVKLNAEKQESFTYKGNVYNLQTTNGRSINTFVLAISNGNIGYPTTAYLDESQNVLTLISGYQKPEQLLPILKYLKADLFKSMSFEDYIKQENNQPQ; this comes from the coding sequence ATGAAGCTAACATCGTATCTATTTGCCGCAATTATGCTGCTGGCATGCACAGCCAAAGCTCAAGAGTCGCCCATCAAATGGATGACCATAGAAGAAGCGCTTAGTGCATCGGAAAAGAATCCGAAGAAAATCATTATTGACATTTATACCGATTGGTGCGGATGGTGCAAAGTGATGGACCGAAACACCTTTGGGAACGCAGATGTAGCAAGCTACATTAACGAGAACTACTATGCGGTAAAATTAAACGCCGAAAAACAAGAATCTTTTACCTATAAAGGGAATGTATACAACCTCCAAACAACCAATGGAAGATCTATAAACACGTTTGTTCTTGCCATTTCGAATGGTAACATTGGATATCCAACAACGGCTTACCTCGACGAATCCCAGAACGTACTAACGCTAATCTCGGGTTATCAGAAACCAGAACAGTTACTCCCCATCCTGAAATATCTTAAAGCGGATCTATTCAAAAGTATGAGTTTTGAGGACTACATCAAACAGGAAAATAATCAACCTCAATAA
- a CDS encoding aminoacyl-histidine dipeptidase, whose amino-acid sequence MNKDIMGLNPQLVWKHFYALTQIPRPSGHEEASAQYVMDFAKEHGLEAFRDEVGNVIVRKPATSGMENRKGVVLQGHLDMVPQKNSDKAHDFEKDPIEAYIDGEWVTANGTTLGADNGMGLAASLAVLESKDIAHGPIEVLMTIDEETGMTGAFGLKGGVLKGDILLNLDSEDEGELYVGCAGGTNANVKFEYKEEAAPAGMVGYDLEIRGLKGGHSGMEIILQRGNSNKLMFRFLYEVMDMDVRVSSVDGGSLRNAIPRECFVKVAVPSAKAAGFEAKVKEFEATFLSELALVDENLTFKAIKCDAPTKVMDADVQKKLTYAIYACPNGVARMSDSMVGLVETSNNLARVEVKGGEGKVLCLLRSSVDSAKLDLENQIASVFKLAGFEVWMDGQYPGWKPNLNSPILTTMQEVYQKMYGKVPTIKAIHAGLECGLLGGVYPNWDMISFGPTIRYPHSPDEKVKIDTVEKFWNFLVETLKNVPVK is encoded by the coding sequence ATGAATAAAGACATAATGGGTTTAAACCCACAGCTAGTATGGAAGCATTTTTATGCGCTCACCCAGATTCCTCGACCATCGGGACATGAAGAGGCCTCTGCTCAATATGTTATGGATTTTGCCAAAGAGCATGGGCTCGAGGCATTCCGTGATGAGGTAGGCAACGTTATCGTTCGTAAGCCAGCAACATCAGGAATGGAAAACCGAAAGGGAGTTGTGCTACAAGGGCACCTCGATATGGTTCCCCAAAAGAACAGCGATAAGGCTCACGATTTTGAGAAGGATCCTATCGAAGCCTACATCGATGGGGAATGGGTTACTGCTAATGGTACAACTCTTGGTGCCGATAATGGAATGGGGCTTGCGGCTTCTTTGGCCGTGCTGGAGTCAAAAGATATAGCGCATGGTCCGATCGAAGTTCTTATGACTATTGACGAGGAAACCGGGATGACTGGCGCTTTTGGTCTAAAAGGCGGCGTGTTAAAAGGTGATATTCTACTTAACCTCGATTCGGAAGATGAGGGCGAACTTTACGTGGGCTGTGCTGGAGGTACCAATGCAAATGTAAAGTTTGAGTATAAGGAAGAGGCTGCACCTGCCGGAATGGTTGGCTACGACCTCGAAATTCGTGGTTTAAAGGGTGGTCACTCCGGGATGGAGATTATTCTTCAACGTGGAAACTCCAATAAGCTAATGTTCCGCTTCCTCTACGAAGTAATGGACATGGACGTTCGTGTAAGCAGCGTAGATGGCGGTAGTCTGCGTAATGCCATTCCTCGGGAGTGCTTTGTTAAGGTTGCCGTACCATCAGCAAAGGCCGCAGGGTTCGAGGCTAAGGTTAAGGAATTTGAAGCAACCTTCCTGTCAGAATTGGCTTTGGTTGACGAGAACCTAACCTTTAAGGCTATTAAGTGTGATGCTCCTACTAAGGTTATGGATGCTGATGTCCAGAAAAAGTTAACCTATGCTATTTATGCGTGTCCTAATGGGGTTGCTCGCATGAGCGATTCGATGGTTGGTTTGGTAGAAACATCCAACAACCTTGCGCGTGTAGAGGTAAAGGGTGGAGAAGGAAAGGTGCTATGCCTGCTTCGCAGTTCGGTGGATAGCGCTAAACTCGATCTCGAAAATCAAATCGCCAGCGTATTTAAGCTTGCCGGTTTTGAAGTTTGGATGGATGGACAGTATCCTGGGTGGAAGCCAAACCTAAACTCTCCAATTCTGACCACTATGCAGGAGGTTTACCAAAAGATGTACGGAAAAGTTCCAACCATTAAGGCAATCCACGCAGGATTGGAATGTGGTCTGCTTGGTGGAGTATACCCAAACTGGGATATGATCTCGTTTGGTCCAACGATCCGCTACCCACATTCTCCCGATGAAAAGGTAAAAATAGATACCGTAGAGAAATTCTGGAACTTCCTAGTGGAAACTTTAAAGAATGTACCCGTAAAGTAG